Proteins from a genomic interval of Osmia bicornis bicornis chromosome 11, iOsmBic2.1, whole genome shotgun sequence:
- the LOC114878912 gene encoding lethal(3)malignant brain tumor-like protein 3 isoform X2, translated as MMATDNFKTMEEEIVVDDIDENSSSETLQSDDPTTSVMPLLYIQQSKLRSAPTTTTNQAMVSSNAPQLAAIINPVNNQIVTGQNKVFIQGPSQVTTSQSKQHIVIHRPINTVSTTTTSQGQKHILLRKSNTSTAQIVPLSASQGNQSNAQAGKHTFAYLGTLIKPNKSRESVVIPAGALTTTQIAKPKLVIAPVISQLAQTSTNTTVVSQSQPPKHMANLLLPVSIPQQSVPTKSSMFNLKINNGQINSDNKGTITVLRESKTTNSVSHPPPLHPIAKMSLLNANKGNNNSTDSIKITENPDSAVITPIPKKDDINMPEKRKKTISNILRGSSEKRMKKQNLSKSPQESLVDVSYALSSPESEQDKDKKVQNDDDITLIKVVPSEDKAIKLPNTSMDDDIKIEIIKTRTSCGIESISDNKNDSKVNNHEDIKDHLNATHPNDSNFDAAKVLDWKDGVGTLPGSTLKFRMNEFGIMEVVDEDETNKQSKDSIGDKENVCSTQNSSKSSTPTVNNINVEKKPDDRKSRTVSADTMYHCEGCGCYGLAAEFESPISCSPSCTEIIEAKSKQPAIRKEKDLKDLRAKRKRKKLLQEQQQPKEIDEKSEEKVQDKVRSETDEDTKDTITAMDEESQGDSTESKTGKLGFSWSKYLEHCKAKAAPVKLFKDPFPYTKNHFKVGMRLEGIDPEHPSRYCVLTVVEVVGYRIRLHFDGYAENYDFWINADSMDIFPAGWSEKNGHRLDPPKGYVASNFNWNAYLKICKATAAPKNIFSNKSSVFPTGFRAGMKLEAVDRKHSSLVCVASIAGLMDSRILVHFDSWDEVYDYWADASSPYIHPVGWCHHNGHSLTPPNNYKDPKSFTWDTYLRETRSMVAPARAFKQRPPCGFKRGMKLEAVDKRVPQLIRVASVEDVKDHMLKIRFDGWPENHAYWVDDDSPDIHPMGWCLKTGHPLEPPLTPDNLNDRPECGTYGCRGIGHVKGPKYATHNSASGCPYSPQNLHKVRQLSDRLNLKHETCDFEDDVQDKPKTEKTDKIKMEKSEKLEKIEKPFFSDERLTKTEKDTKLEDGDFYEKHYRPDNLEKLNRSKHHHSDGQTDDDELLRKRKKRRQISEENLYSLSNSYSDSPLNSTPYAPNMPDKQLRTELYQSVYTPGYNPLPDAPHIWAKHSNALNRVVAKQNTNPRRWSNEEVIKFIQSVPNCKEIGNIFRKHNIDGEAFLMLTQEDLVTLLGLRLGPAIKLYNSIVLLRRRAT; from the exons aatggaagaagaaatagTTGTAGATGATATAGATGAAAATAGTAGCTCAGAAACTCTACAATCAGACGATCCAACAACATCCGTCATGCCTTTATTATATATTCAACAAAGTAAATTGCGTTCCGcaccaacaacaacaacaaaccaAGCCATGGTTTCGTCTAATGCTCCTCAGCTTGCTGCCATTATTAATCCAGTCAATAATCAG ATTGTCACAGGACAAAACAAAGTATTTATACAAGGGCCAAGCCAGGTTACTACTTCTCAAAGTAAACAACATATTGTAATTCATCGGCCAATTAATACTGTTAGTACCACAACAACTTCTCAAGGACAGAAACATATACTGCTTAGAAAATCTAATACATCCACTGCTCAGATTGTGCCCTTAAGTGCTTCTCAGGGAAATCAAAGTAATGCACAAGCAGGCAAACATACATTTGCGTATCTCGGAACTCTCATTAAACCCAACAAATCACGCGAATCTGTTGTCATTCCAGCAG GTGCATTAACAACAACTCAAATAGCTAAACCAAAATTGGTAATTGCACCAGTTATATCACAGTTAGCTCAAACTTCGACGAACACTACAGTAGTATCTCAAAGTCAACCCCCTAAACACATGGCAAATTTATTACTACCAGTCAGTATTCCTCAACAAAGTGTACCTACTAAGTCCAGTATGTTcaacttaaaaattaataatggCCAAATTAATAGCGATAACAAAGGAACCATTACAG TGTTACGGGAATCCAAAACAACAAATTCAGTCTCACATCCGCCACCTTTGCATCCGATTGCAAAAATGAGTTTATTAAATGCaaataaaggaaataataattcCACAGACAGtataaaaattacagaaaatCCCGATTCTGCTGTGATTACACCTATTCCAAAAAAAGATGATATTAATATGCCtgagaaacgaaaaaaaaCCATAAGTAATATATTACGGGGATCCAGTGaaaagagaatgaaaaaacaaaatcTTTCAAAGTCTCCACAGGAGAGTCTGGTTGATGTAAGTTATGCTCTAAGTAGCCCAGAATCAGAACAAGACAAGGACAAGAAAGTGCAAAACGATGATGATATTACATTGATTAAAGTAGTTCCTAGCGAAGATAAAGCTATAAAACTTCCTAATACGAGTATGGATGATGATATAAAAATAGAGATTATTAAAACGCGCACAAGTTGTGGTATTGAGTCAATATCAGACAATAAAAATGACTCTAAAGTCAATAATCATGAAGATATAAAAGATCATTTAAACGCAACACATCCGAACGATTCGAATTTTGATGCTGCAAAAGTCCTAGATTGGAAAGATGGTGTCGGCACACTTCCTGGAAGTACATTAAAG tTTCGTATGAATGAATTTGGTATTATGGAAGTAGTAGACGAGGACGAAACTAACAAACAAAGTAAAGATAGTATCGGTGACAAAGAAAATGTTTGTTCAACTCAGAATTCATCAAAATCCAGTACCCCGACTGTGAATAATATTAACGTTGAGAAGAAAC CTGATGATAGAAAATCTAGAACCGTCTCGGCGGACACGATGTATCATTGCGAAGGCTGTGGGTGTTATGGTTTAGCTGCAGAATTTGAAAGTCCAATATCGTGTAGTCCATCTTGCACAGAAATAATAGAAGCTAAATCAAAACAACCTGCCatacgaaaagaaaaagactTAAA AGATTTACGCGCAAAACGGAAACGTAAAAAGTTATTACAGGAACAACAGCAGCCTAAAGAAATAGATGAAAAGTCTGAAGAAAAAGTGCAGGACAAAGTAAGATCCGAAACGGATGAAGATACGAAAGATACTATCACAGCAATGGATGAGGAGAGCCAAGGAGATTCGACCGAATCTAAG ACAGGAAAACTCGGATTTTCGTGGTCGAAGTATCTTGAACATTGTAAAGCAAAAGCAGCGCCCGTTAAACTATTCAAAGATCCTTTTCCATACACTAAAAACCATTTCAAGGTTGGAATGAGATTAGAAGGAATAGATCCCGAACATCCGTCACGTTATTGCGTTCTTACAGTTGTGGAAGTAGTAG GATATAGAATACGTCTGCATTTCGATGGATATGCAGAAAATTACGATTTTTGGATAAATGCAGACAGTATGGATATCTTTCCTGCTGGATGGTCAGAGAAGAACGGACATCGATTAGACCCACCGAAAGGTTACGTGGCGAGTAATTTTAATTGGAATGCGTATCTTAAAATTTGCAAAGCTACCGCAGCAccgaaaaatatattttcaaataaaagt TCGGTCTTTCCAACTGGTTTTCGTGCAGGAATGAAATTGGAAGCGGTAGATAGAAAACATTCTTCGTTGGTTTGTGTAGCTAGTATAGCAGGCCTAATGGATTCTCGCATATTAGTTCATTTTGATTCTTGGGACGAAGTGTACGATTATTGGGCTGATGCAAGCTCTCCATATATTCATCCTGTGGGATGGTGTCATCATAATGGTCACAGTCTTACACCACCAAACA acTATAAGGATCCAAAATCTTTTACATGGGATACATATTTGAGAGAAACCCGTTCTATGGTTGCACCAGCAAGAGCTTTTAAACAACGACCACCTTGTGGATTTAAGCGCGGAATGAAACTTGAAGCAGTCGATAAACGTGTGCCACAACTCATAAGGGTAGCATCGGTTGAAGATGTGAAAGATCATAT GTTAAAGATACGATTTGATGGATGGCCAGAAAATCACGCGTATTGGGTCGACGACGATTCTCCGGATATACATCCTATGGGTTGGTGTTTGAAAACTGGTCATCCTTTGGAACCACCATTAA CTCCGGATAATTTGAACGACAGACCGGAATGTGGAACGTACGGTTGCAGAGGAATAGGACATGTAAAAGGACCAAAATATGCGACTCATAACTCTGCATCTGGTTGTCCATATTCACCTCAGAATCTTCATAAAGTTAGACAGTTGTCGGATAGACTGAatttaaaacacgaaacatgtGATTTCGAGGACGATGTACAAGATAAACCAAAAACAGAAAAGactgataaaataaaaatggagaAGTCCGAGAAACTCGAGAAAATTGAGAAACCATTCTTTTCGGATGAACGTTTAACGAAGACTGAGAAAGATACGAAGCTAGAAGACGGTGATTTCTACGAAAAACATTACAGGCCTGACAATTTAGAAAA GTTAAACAGATCGAAACATCATCACAGCGATGGACAGACGGACGATGACGAACTTTTaaggaaacgaaagaaaag aCGACAGATATCTGAAGAGAACTTATACTCTCTATCAAACAGTTATAGCGATTCACCGTTAAATTCGACGCCATACGCACCAAATATGCCTGATAAACAGTTGCGTACAGAGTTGTATCAATCTGTCTATACTCCTGGATACAATCCATTACCGGATGCACCACACATATGGGCGAAACATAGCAACGCTTTAAACAGAGTAGTAGCGAAGCAAAATACAAACCCTCGAAGATGGTCAAACGAGGAAGTGATCAAGTTCATACAGAGCGTCCCTAATTGTAAAGAgattggaaatattttcagGAAACAC AATATCGATGGCGAGGCATTTTTAATGTTAACTCAAGAGGATTTAGTGACGTTATTGGGACTGCGTCTCGGCCCTGCTATTAAATTATACAATAGCATAGTTCTTCTGCGACGAAGGGCAACGTGA
- the LOC114878912 gene encoding lethal(3)malignant brain tumor-like protein 3 isoform X4, whose protein sequence is MEEEIVVDDIDENSSSETLQSDDPTTSVMPLLYIQQSKLRSAPTTTTNQAMVSSNAPQLAAIINPVNNQIVTGQNKVFIQGPSQVTTSQSKQHIVIHRPINTVSTTTTSQGQKHILLRKSNTSTAQIVPLSASQGNQSNAQAGKHTFAYLGTLIKPNKSRESVVIPAGALTTTQIAKPKLVIAPVISQLAQTSTNTTVVSQSQPPKHMANLLLPVSIPQQSVPTKSSMFNLKINNGQINSDNKGTITVLRESKTTNSVSHPPPLHPIAKMSLLNANKGNNNSTDSIKITENPDSAVITPIPKKDDINMPEKRKKTISNILRGSSEKRMKKQNLSKSPQESLVDVSYALSSPESEQDKDKKVQNDDDITLIKVVPSEDKAIKLPNTSMDDDIKIEIIKTRTSCGIESISDNKNDSKVNNHEDIKDHLNATHPNDSNFDAAKVLDWKDGVGTLPGSTLKFRMNEFGIMEVVDEDETNKQSKDSIGDKENVCSTQNSSKSSTPTVNNINVEKKPDDRKSRTVSADTMYHCEGCGCYGLAAEFESPISCSPSCTEIIEAKSKQPAIRKEKDLKDLRAKRKRKKLLQEQQQPKEIDEKSEEKVQDKVRSETDEDTKDTITAMDEESQGDSTESKYPWQTGKLGFSWSKYLEHCKAKAAPVKLFKDPFPYTKNHFKVGMRLEGIDPEHPSRYCVLTVVEVVGYRIRLHFDGYAENYDFWINADSMDIFPAGWSEKNGHRLDPPKGYVASNFNWNAYLKICKATAAPKNIFSNKSSVFPTGFRAGMKLEAVDRKHSSLVCVASIAGLMDSRILVHFDSWDEVYDYWADASSPYIHPVGWCHHNGHSLTPPNNYKDPKSFTWDTYLRETRSMVAPARAFKQRPPCGFKRGMKLEAVDKRVPQLIRVASVEDVKDHMLKIRFDGWPENHAYWVDDDSPDIHPMGWCLKTGHPLEPPLTPDNLNDRPECGTYGCRGIGHVKGPKYATHNSASGCPYSPQNLHKVRQLSDRLNLKHETCDFEDDVQDKPKTEKTDKIKMEKSEKLEKIEKPFFSDERLTKTEKDTKLEDGDFYEKHYRPDNLEKLNRSKHHHSDGQTDDDELLRKRKKRRQISEENLYSLSNSYSDSPLNSTPYAPNMPDKQLRTELYQSVYTPGYNPLPDAPHIWAKHSNALNRVVAKQNTNPRRWSNEEVIKFIQSVPNCKEIGNIFRKHNIDGEAFLMLTQEDLVTLLGLRLGPAIKLYNSIVLLRRRAT, encoded by the exons atggaagaagaaatagTTGTAGATGATATAGATGAAAATAGTAGCTCAGAAACTCTACAATCAGACGATCCAACAACATCCGTCATGCCTTTATTATATATTCAACAAAGTAAATTGCGTTCCGcaccaacaacaacaacaaaccaAGCCATGGTTTCGTCTAATGCTCCTCAGCTTGCTGCCATTATTAATCCAGTCAATAATCAG ATTGTCACAGGACAAAACAAAGTATTTATACAAGGGCCAAGCCAGGTTACTACTTCTCAAAGTAAACAACATATTGTAATTCATCGGCCAATTAATACTGTTAGTACCACAACAACTTCTCAAGGACAGAAACATATACTGCTTAGAAAATCTAATACATCCACTGCTCAGATTGTGCCCTTAAGTGCTTCTCAGGGAAATCAAAGTAATGCACAAGCAGGCAAACATACATTTGCGTATCTCGGAACTCTCATTAAACCCAACAAATCACGCGAATCTGTTGTCATTCCAGCAG GTGCATTAACAACAACTCAAATAGCTAAACCAAAATTGGTAATTGCACCAGTTATATCACAGTTAGCTCAAACTTCGACGAACACTACAGTAGTATCTCAAAGTCAACCCCCTAAACACATGGCAAATTTATTACTACCAGTCAGTATTCCTCAACAAAGTGTACCTACTAAGTCCAGTATGTTcaacttaaaaattaataatggCCAAATTAATAGCGATAACAAAGGAACCATTACAG TGTTACGGGAATCCAAAACAACAAATTCAGTCTCACATCCGCCACCTTTGCATCCGATTGCAAAAATGAGTTTATTAAATGCaaataaaggaaataataattcCACAGACAGtataaaaattacagaaaatCCCGATTCTGCTGTGATTACACCTATTCCAAAAAAAGATGATATTAATATGCCtgagaaacgaaaaaaaaCCATAAGTAATATATTACGGGGATCCAGTGaaaagagaatgaaaaaacaaaatcTTTCAAAGTCTCCACAGGAGAGTCTGGTTGATGTAAGTTATGCTCTAAGTAGCCCAGAATCAGAACAAGACAAGGACAAGAAAGTGCAAAACGATGATGATATTACATTGATTAAAGTAGTTCCTAGCGAAGATAAAGCTATAAAACTTCCTAATACGAGTATGGATGATGATATAAAAATAGAGATTATTAAAACGCGCACAAGTTGTGGTATTGAGTCAATATCAGACAATAAAAATGACTCTAAAGTCAATAATCATGAAGATATAAAAGATCATTTAAACGCAACACATCCGAACGATTCGAATTTTGATGCTGCAAAAGTCCTAGATTGGAAAGATGGTGTCGGCACACTTCCTGGAAGTACATTAAAG tTTCGTATGAATGAATTTGGTATTATGGAAGTAGTAGACGAGGACGAAACTAACAAACAAAGTAAAGATAGTATCGGTGACAAAGAAAATGTTTGTTCAACTCAGAATTCATCAAAATCCAGTACCCCGACTGTGAATAATATTAACGTTGAGAAGAAAC CTGATGATAGAAAATCTAGAACCGTCTCGGCGGACACGATGTATCATTGCGAAGGCTGTGGGTGTTATGGTTTAGCTGCAGAATTTGAAAGTCCAATATCGTGTAGTCCATCTTGCACAGAAATAATAGAAGCTAAATCAAAACAACCTGCCatacgaaaagaaaaagactTAAA AGATTTACGCGCAAAACGGAAACGTAAAAAGTTATTACAGGAACAACAGCAGCCTAAAGAAATAGATGAAAAGTCTGAAGAAAAAGTGCAGGACAAAGTAAGATCCGAAACGGATGAAGATACGAAAGATACTATCACAGCAATGGATGAGGAGAGCCAAGGAGATTCGACCGAATCTAAG TATCCTTGGCAGACAGGAAAACTCGGATTTTCGTGGTCGAAGTATCTTGAACATTGTAAAGCAAAAGCAGCGCCCGTTAAACTATTCAAAGATCCTTTTCCATACACTAAAAACCATTTCAAGGTTGGAATGAGATTAGAAGGAATAGATCCCGAACATCCGTCACGTTATTGCGTTCTTACAGTTGTGGAAGTAGTAG GATATAGAATACGTCTGCATTTCGATGGATATGCAGAAAATTACGATTTTTGGATAAATGCAGACAGTATGGATATCTTTCCTGCTGGATGGTCAGAGAAGAACGGACATCGATTAGACCCACCGAAAGGTTACGTGGCGAGTAATTTTAATTGGAATGCGTATCTTAAAATTTGCAAAGCTACCGCAGCAccgaaaaatatattttcaaataaaagt TCGGTCTTTCCAACTGGTTTTCGTGCAGGAATGAAATTGGAAGCGGTAGATAGAAAACATTCTTCGTTGGTTTGTGTAGCTAGTATAGCAGGCCTAATGGATTCTCGCATATTAGTTCATTTTGATTCTTGGGACGAAGTGTACGATTATTGGGCTGATGCAAGCTCTCCATATATTCATCCTGTGGGATGGTGTCATCATAATGGTCACAGTCTTACACCACCAAACA acTATAAGGATCCAAAATCTTTTACATGGGATACATATTTGAGAGAAACCCGTTCTATGGTTGCACCAGCAAGAGCTTTTAAACAACGACCACCTTGTGGATTTAAGCGCGGAATGAAACTTGAAGCAGTCGATAAACGTGTGCCACAACTCATAAGGGTAGCATCGGTTGAAGATGTGAAAGATCATAT GTTAAAGATACGATTTGATGGATGGCCAGAAAATCACGCGTATTGGGTCGACGACGATTCTCCGGATATACATCCTATGGGTTGGTGTTTGAAAACTGGTCATCCTTTGGAACCACCATTAA CTCCGGATAATTTGAACGACAGACCGGAATGTGGAACGTACGGTTGCAGAGGAATAGGACATGTAAAAGGACCAAAATATGCGACTCATAACTCTGCATCTGGTTGTCCATATTCACCTCAGAATCTTCATAAAGTTAGACAGTTGTCGGATAGACTGAatttaaaacacgaaacatgtGATTTCGAGGACGATGTACAAGATAAACCAAAAACAGAAAAGactgataaaataaaaatggagaAGTCCGAGAAACTCGAGAAAATTGAGAAACCATTCTTTTCGGATGAACGTTTAACGAAGACTGAGAAAGATACGAAGCTAGAAGACGGTGATTTCTACGAAAAACATTACAGGCCTGACAATTTAGAAAA GTTAAACAGATCGAAACATCATCACAGCGATGGACAGACGGACGATGACGAACTTTTaaggaaacgaaagaaaag aCGACAGATATCTGAAGAGAACTTATACTCTCTATCAAACAGTTATAGCGATTCACCGTTAAATTCGACGCCATACGCACCAAATATGCCTGATAAACAGTTGCGTACAGAGTTGTATCAATCTGTCTATACTCCTGGATACAATCCATTACCGGATGCACCACACATATGGGCGAAACATAGCAACGCTTTAAACAGAGTAGTAGCGAAGCAAAATACAAACCCTCGAAGATGGTCAAACGAGGAAGTGATCAAGTTCATACAGAGCGTCCCTAATTGTAAAGAgattggaaatattttcagGAAACAC AATATCGATGGCGAGGCATTTTTAATGTTAACTCAAGAGGATTTAGTGACGTTATTGGGACTGCGTCTCGGCCCTGCTATTAAATTATACAATAGCATAGTTCTTCTGCGACGAAGGGCAACGTGA